One stretch of Priestia megaterium DNA includes these proteins:
- a CDS encoding LacI family DNA-binding transcriptional regulator — MKKTKVNSMEVAKLAGVSQSTVSRVFSSRGTVSEKTRNRVWEAAEELGYRPNALARGLIMNETKMIGVVVRDKQNLLYPEILDKFSKGLREKGYYVLFSYVENDEVQQDDVFQFLEYNVDGVIAVDVSLSSATVLNLSKSNIPIIFFNRYNKDFSGSYHFIGCDNYSAGKYIGEYLIRQNHNRYAYISGHLIDGIEDYCKNGFCDSLQQHGKEAVITLEDHTYEGGYRAALRVLNCDSPSDAIFCANNIMAFGAIDAIKTLGLSIPKDVSIVGMHDSIMASWGRYSLTTWHQPLDEMIDLTINTLLNNIEGKVKTFVSTLLCGTLVKRSSVRISLET, encoded by the coding sequence TTGAAGAAAACAAAAGTGAATTCAATGGAGGTTGCTAAGCTAGCCGGAGTTTCCCAATCAACAGTCTCACGTGTTTTTAGTTCTAGAGGAACTGTATCTGAGAAAACACGCAATCGTGTATGGGAAGCAGCTGAAGAGTTAGGTTATCGTCCGAATGCTCTGGCCAGGGGATTAATTATGAATGAAACAAAAATGATAGGTGTCGTGGTTAGAGATAAACAAAACTTGCTATACCCAGAAATCTTAGATAAGTTTTCGAAGGGGTTGCGTGAAAAAGGCTATTATGTTCTTTTTTCTTATGTGGAAAATGATGAGGTGCAACAAGATGATGTCTTTCAATTTCTCGAATACAACGTAGATGGTGTAATTGCAGTGGATGTTTCATTATCTTCAGCTACTGTCTTAAACCTTTCAAAATCTAACATACCGATTATATTCTTTAATCGTTACAATAAAGATTTTTCTGGTTCTTATCATTTTATAGGTTGTGATAACTATTCAGCTGGTAAATATATTGGAGAGTACTTAATTAGACAAAATCATAATCGGTATGCTTATATTTCAGGTCATTTGATTGACGGAATAGAGGATTATTGTAAAAACGGTTTCTGCGACTCACTTCAACAACATGGTAAAGAAGCCGTTATTACTTTAGAAGATCATACATATGAAGGGGGGTATAGAGCTGCCTTACGAGTATTGAATTGTGATTCCCCTTCAGACGCTATATTTTGTGCTAATAACATTATGGCATTCGGAGCAATCGATGCCATTAAAACTTTAGGATTATCAATACCTAAAGATGTATCAATTGTAGGAATGCACGATTCTATTATGGCCTCATGGGGACGGTATTCTTTAACAACGTGGCACCAACCATTAGATGAGATGATTGATTTAACAATTAACACATTATTAAATAACATTGAGGGGAAAGTTAAAACTTTTGTTTCTACTCT
- a CDS encoding SDR family NAD(P)-dependent oxidoreductase yields MSYFSELEGKKILVVGGSKGIGKDIALAFAKLKADVIITGRNEEDLKKASDEIGEFNSNCSYLTADIQNVNQIYTMIDQAYERLGGIDVLINNAGVNIPKPALEVTEEDWDQVLDTNLKGTFFCSQRAGKYMIEQGRKGRIINIVSQMAFVGYIKRAAYCSSKGGAVQLTKALAIEWADKQIKVNAVAPTFIETDFTKKMFDNKDFYNDVLSRIPLGTLAKPNDVTGAVLFLASDMASFITGETIRVDGGWTAI; encoded by the coding sequence ATGAGCTATTTCTCTGAGCTAGAAGGAAAAAAAATTCTGGTTGTGGGTGGAAGTAAGGGCATTGGGAAAGATATTGCCCTTGCTTTTGCCAAACTTAAAGCCGATGTTATCATCACCGGTAGAAATGAGGAAGACTTAAAAAAGGCTAGTGATGAAATTGGTGAATTCAATTCTAATTGTTCTTACCTTACGGCTGATATTCAAAATGTGAACCAAATTTATACCATGATTGATCAGGCGTATGAACGATTAGGTGGAATTGATGTACTTATTAATAATGCGGGAGTTAACATTCCAAAACCTGCGCTGGAAGTTACCGAAGAAGATTGGGATCAAGTATTAGATACAAATTTAAAAGGCACCTTCTTTTGCTCTCAACGGGCCGGAAAGTATATGATTGAGCAAGGAAGAAAAGGAAGAATTATCAATATCGTTTCGCAAATGGCTTTTGTAGGTTATATTAAACGCGCAGCTTATTGTTCGAGTAAAGGTGGCGCAGTACAATTAACAAAAGCACTAGCTATTGAATGGGCTGATAAGCAAATCAAGGTGAACGCGGTGGCACCAACCTTCATAGAAACTGACTTTACTAAAAAAATGTTTGACAACAAAGATTTTTATAATGATGTATTAAGTAGAATTCCATTAGGAACACTCGCTAAACCTAATGATGTGACAGGCGCCGTATTATTTTTGGCATCTGATATGGCTAGCTTTATTACAGGAGAAACAATCCGTGTCGACGGCGGATGGACTGCAATCTAA
- a CDS encoding iron-containing alcohol dehydrogenase — MTISYFRTAETLVTGSGSISKIGEEAKKLNATKVIIITDKVIRQTGLLSKVINPLEEAGLATDIIDDVVPEPPFENLEQMITQIEGKGYDLLVGVGGGSALDIAKVLSIMLTNNEDVRDLVGIEKVKNPGVPTILVPTTSGTGSEVTYNAIFTDIRDKVKKGIVSPYLLPKVAIVDPELTLTVPPSVTAATGMDALVHAVESYTAIRAGELTDGIALQAIKLISGSIRKAVYNGKDLKAREDMAMGSLLAGISLGNAGVGAVHALAYPLGGKFKVPHGVANSLLLPFVMKYNAVADLEKFAEVAKAMGENVDGLSLREAADRAVQALAQLSKDVGIPSSLKEVGVTASDISDLAEEASKIDRLLNNNPRWLTVKEIKKIYEEAYGSVEVPALATT, encoded by the coding sequence ATGACAATTTCTTATTTTCGTACAGCTGAAACATTAGTTACTGGATCTGGGTCTATTTCAAAAATAGGAGAAGAAGCTAAAAAGTTAAATGCAACAAAAGTAATTATTATTACAGATAAAGTCATTCGTCAGACGGGACTATTATCGAAAGTAATAAATCCTTTAGAAGAGGCTGGTTTGGCAACAGATATTATTGATGATGTAGTACCAGAGCCTCCTTTTGAGAATTTAGAACAAATGATTACTCAAATTGAAGGCAAAGGCTATGATCTTCTAGTTGGTGTAGGGGGAGGAAGTGCACTTGACATTGCCAAGGTCCTTTCTATCATGCTAACAAACAATGAAGATGTAAGAGATTTAGTCGGCATTGAGAAAGTGAAAAACCCAGGAGTGCCTACTATCTTAGTACCTACTACCTCTGGAACAGGTTCCGAGGTTACCTACAATGCTATTTTCACTGATATTCGTGACAAAGTTAAAAAGGGAATTGTAAGTCCATATTTACTTCCTAAAGTAGCGATTGTAGATCCAGAATTGACGTTAACCGTTCCCCCTTCAGTTACGGCAGCAACTGGAATGGATGCCCTTGTTCATGCGGTTGAATCCTACACAGCTATCCGTGCTGGCGAACTAACGGATGGAATTGCTTTACAAGCTATTAAGTTAATTTCTGGTTCGATACGTAAGGCTGTATACAATGGCAAAGATCTCAAAGCACGCGAGGATATGGCAATGGGAAGTCTACTGGCTGGTATTTCTCTTGGCAACGCTGGAGTAGGTGCAGTACATGCTTTAGCTTATCCACTTGGCGGTAAGTTTAAGGTCCCTCACGGCGTAGCAAACTCTCTTTTACTTCCATTTGTAATGAAATACAATGCCGTTGCAGATTTGGAGAAATTTGCAGAAGTAGCTAAAGCAATGGGAGAAAATGTAGATGGTCTTTCATTACGTGAGGCTGCAGATCGTGCTGTTCAAGCATTGGCACAGTTATCTAAAGATGTAGGTATTCCATCAAGCCTGAAGGAGGTGGGGGTCACAGCATCAGATATTTCAGATCTTGCAGAAGAGGCAAGCAAAATTGATCGTCTGCTTAATAATAATCCGCGATGGTTAACGGTAAAAGAGATTAAGAAGATTTATGAAGAAGCATATGGTTCAGTAGAGGTTCCAGCCTTAGCCACAACATAA
- a CDS encoding quinone oxidoreductase family protein: protein MYAVIVTDYGDTEVLRYQQVEQPKPGLNQVLIKVEATSVNFADIKARCGKKGKESLPFIPGLDVTGTIVEVGEDVKDFKINQRVIAFPQGGSYAEYVIANTDLTFLIPEKLDFVTAGACPIVSFTAHKLLYDIGRIMLGETVLVHAAAGGIGTTAIQLAKILGAGKVIGTVSKEEKVSAARQAGADYVFNTSKRNFVQDVLEITEGEGVDLTLDSIGGRVTENSLLCLARYGRIVHFGNASGETANIQTKDLHASCRSILGFSLGTTRKYRPYLLRDTAEKVLGYIESGKLKITIGNQFPLKEAKIAQELMESRNSIGKILLIPPSSSLNQTKE, encoded by the coding sequence ATGTATGCAGTTATTGTTACTGATTATGGAGATACTGAAGTACTTAGATATCAACAGGTTGAGCAACCAAAACCAGGACTAAATCAGGTATTGATAAAAGTTGAGGCAACTAGCGTTAACTTCGCAGATATTAAGGCGCGATGTGGAAAAAAGGGGAAAGAATCCCTTCCTTTTATTCCCGGTCTCGATGTTACTGGAACAATTGTTGAAGTAGGAGAAGATGTAAAGGATTTTAAAATTAACCAACGTGTTATTGCATTTCCTCAAGGGGGATCTTATGCAGAGTATGTTATTGCTAATACTGATTTAACTTTTTTAATTCCGGAAAAGTTGGATTTTGTAACCGCAGGCGCTTGCCCAATTGTTTCTTTTACGGCTCATAAGTTGCTATATGATATAGGACGAATCATGCTTGGTGAAACAGTTTTAGTTCATGCAGCTGCTGGAGGAATTGGTACCACGGCTATCCAACTGGCTAAAATTTTAGGAGCAGGTAAAGTTATTGGAACTGTGAGTAAGGAAGAAAAAGTATCTGCTGCCCGTCAAGCTGGAGCAGATTATGTATTTAACACCTCTAAAAGGAATTTTGTTCAGGATGTCCTAGAGATTACAGAAGGAGAAGGAGTAGATTTAACATTAGATTCTATTGGGGGAAGAGTAACTGAAAACAGTTTATTATGCCTAGCGAGATATGGCAGAATAGTTCACTTTGGAAATGCTAGTGGTGAAACTGCTAATATCCAAACAAAAGATCTTCATGCTAGTTGTCGATCCATATTAGGATTTAGTTTAGGCACAACCAGAAAATATCGACCTTATCTTTTACGTGATACTGCTGAAAAAGTACTGGGTTATATAGAAAGTGGGAAATTAAAAATCACTATTGGAAATCAATTTCCCCTTAAAGAGGCTAAAATTGCCCAAGAATTAATGGAGTCTAGAAACAGCATAGGTAAAATTCTTTTAATTCCACCCTCTTCCAGTCTAAATCAAACTAAAGAATAA
- a CDS encoding HPr family phosphocarrier protein yields the protein MTLNKALAKVLVEINDTANKFDSSIVIRTDNKNIDAKSMLCLTYAVLDSQTFKIEVHGPDEDQAKIAMSRVFWKNNLPVTVI from the coding sequence ATGACTTTAAATAAAGCTTTAGCTAAAGTATTAGTAGAAATTAATGATACAGCTAATAAGTTTGATTCAAGTATTGTAATAAGGACAGATAACAAAAATATAGACGCAAAAAGTATGCTTTGTCTAACCTATGCTGTACTTGACTCACAAACGTTTAAAATAGAAGTTCACGGTCCAGATGAAGACCAGGCAAAGATTGCAATGTCACGAGTATTTTGGAAAAATAATCTCCCCGTTACCGTTATATAA